The sequence CAATTCAGCAGTTCCTTCAATACTGCTAGGTTTTCCAGTactgcaagttaaaaaaataatgtcaactatttctaatatttatttaataaataataaagctcAGGCaacattaaagaattaattacttgATAATTAATAAACATGGTTTATGACATTACTAAATGTGAATACACAcgcaatttaaaattccataattacAAATGTTAAGGTattaagagtttaaacaatttttaaaaacatttaaataagttattttaccACAGTaatatatatacaaattttagaagctaTATGGAAAGATAtaagataaatgatttttttctgcaaaaaataaatattttcttttttttacttacatTATTTACAACGATGTTGAAGGTAACGTGtaataatattttgtagtttagtaAGTGTGATAAttacttcaatttattttttccaggaaagaatttttcctggaaaaaatGACCAAATGtgtcgattttttatttaaattacgtatgaaaaatattattagtaagttttaacgatattttttaacagaataaattcGATAagcatgttaaaaatatttttcagtataataagTACAAGAATAAAAGGAATTTTGTTCACaataaaaatatacgaatttcccatttgtcatataaaattatttatgagaaAGCTCAATCTTAAATTCTAACTGTTTTTCGGCGTCTAAAACAGTTTGTAAGACTATTTTGGTAGAGataaaatcaaaacaatttttttccgaaaaacttATGAAAACtggtctatttgtttattaaatttgcggATTACGCTAAaatgatacaataaataaattatttgtcacCTTTGTATGATCAAGTTGTGAgtaaagttgtttacaaatataTCTaagtgttaaaattaataaacaaatttttttgtccctttttttcgtaaaatttgttCTACAATTTAAATtggagaattaataaaattttaacttttaaatttaattattctaaaccattaacaattttatgattttgacatagaagctttaaaaatatttatttacacaaaatacattattttaaaaataatttgattttttgactcaattaaaaatctgttttttagaaaaataaagtagGTATTTTATTTAACTTACAGAAAATTGACTTGTCTGTTCAAAACATTTACTGTTCCATCTTCGTTCAGAGAGTATTCGGCAGTAGTACATTTTCCTCCTAATTCAGTAAAAACAAAGTATCGTCCAGCTTCGTACCATTTTCCCAtatactaaaaatattgaaaatgataggatttaaaaaaataattggttatATTATAAtgcttaattaatataaattaataccaACTTTCTCAACGTCAAAATTCTCTACGACTTCCAAATTTGGACACTTGCCCAGAGAAGGAACTTGAGCCAAAGCTCCAGTACAAAGCACGAAAATCAGAGCTAGTTTCATCATTTTGTTATCtggaaataacaatttttttattttttgaaatcgctAGATGaggatataaattaatattattaaaacatacgttttatttcattcttctctttttaaataagaatttttctgaTCAACATGAtacgaattaattaaaaacaagtgtattaaattcttgacataaaattgcaaatatttgtaacttaaatattataattaattaattaatacataaatatttCTTCTCGGATTAGAGATAACGTAAATATGCATAGAATATAATATTCAGAggatataataatatttcaaatgagAATATAAATGAGAGAGCAAGGCAGCATCTCAAGGATTATGGATTTATATCTTTAAGATTGTTGTAGGTTAGAATGAAAgtggatattttattttgaaagaataatatttttttgagttaCACTTTTTGTGAGTGAATTCTGcgtgagaataattttttttttaggaaaaatatttattggattttaaagagaaaattgcagtttttatgAACAGACTTTTATGCACAATATGCATTCTTTCTTATCTACAGTTGtccgaaaaacataaaaaaggatAAAAGTAACCCgtacttaatattaaaaacttatgttATCAATAACGCcatgttatttaatattgtatataaaaaatattatgatctTATCTGTAATTAggacttttttctcgaaaactgtcaCAGTTGTAAGAACGGAAAATAACAACAATGaattctttttcctattttctaagCAAACTattgttttttcgtaaaaaaaggaacataacattgtttgtagaaaaagtaattctgcaaatttttctacagaaccttaattgtattaaaatgaaaaattttcacatctttattaatgtttaattttaataaagatcAATTGCAATaagttgttgtaaaatatttcaataatttttgaaaatcagaaaaaacactttttcttaATGAAGCAACATCCCTTACCTAATTTACCAAACAAAAACTCACTGAATgtgaattattatataataataataacctttaacaagaattgcatttttttataagaatgacataagcttaattaacaaattaaaatttaatattaatatcggTCATAGAAAGTTTGATGAGGGCAAATTTAaaagcatattttattttataaacaatccacataaacatttaaaataatttttaatgtttttttaataaaaaatgtgtctcttcttttattttctcGATAGCTTCTGGACTTTAATGGAAGACCTCTCAGAAtgttttgcgaaaaaaaattgcTGGAATTTTTAAGTAACAGTAATTTGACTTGTTTGGTCTAATTTGGCTGAACTAActttataaataatgttaattgtttaaaaagtaaatttctcaCCAAAAATTAAAGAAGCTTCTGAATAAATGAGTGCCAAGACACgttctaatttctttcaatttttgactAGAACTGAGCAACTCTTTTTATACTCATTATTACATATCCTTATCACCTGTATctagaaaaaacaattttaaggttGGGTTTATCTTTCTTGCTTACATCAGCGTCTCGACGATTATTCGCAACGAAAACGTGATTAATacgttaatgatttaaaaaataaaaaaataaaattttttttaaactttaaaattcgaGGTTCTAAATGTTATTCGAATTATTTGAATATCTTTTGAAGTGGttcggattttttttaacttttcaaaaatctttcaaaattaacgaAGTCTctgtaaaatattgtttttgaaacTTTAGGGAATCATTTacaacctttttcaattttagcttaaaattgtgACCTTGCAAACACAACTTGAATAAAAGCACAGGTATCAAAATTAGgttgtgaataaaaattcttggcgcaaattcaaaaataaatggagataatttatttttgaaaattattatttttaattaaaaagtgttataaTATAACACTGAGGTGGCAccatgaaataaatgaaattttgagtttcaagtaaaatataaaataagaatcatttgtattttttaatgaaaataattcttctatGCTTTTTTTATCTTGTTAACTGATTAATTAGTTATAAGTTCATTACTAAACTCAATTAACAGAAAGGAAagtaaaaattaaggaaaaaacctatgtaaaataaaaattatttgaatgattcaatgaaaataatttatttaatgcttttttgttaTTCATTGCGCAATTATTATTAGTTGATTAACTTCTttacaataattaatgaaataaaaataaaagtggaaTGTTGTAAATTCATCACTTGCTTTGATGTTATGctatggaattatttttaaagattattaatgcttcaaattttcatcaaaatataaggtaaaaattattttgatgttttaatgaaaataatttattactactTTTCAGATTATGGACTGATTAACTAACCATTGactgcttttttcgaaaaattgaatataaattgtttttaattaagtcaaatcaattcattatttgaaataagtTATGTAAATAAATGTTGTCTATTATTTCTACATTAAAATCtgtgtttcgtttaaaaaatctccattacaatcattttttctaatgtttgcgATGTTgaaaaatgagtatctgaattccatttttaaaattatatgtatatacactttttaatgaaaataattaataaattattttgatattcttcattcactaattaattattaatagattCTGCTAAAGTTTACATTTTCTATAGAATGAGTAaaaagcttataattaattaaaaattaaacgaagacatgtttgaatttaaaaaaatataaaaagtgaaaattatttaaatgtttcaatgaaaataatggttttttgttttgaacttatttaatatttattgaataattcttttaaaacttaaattttctaaaattaatttaaaagaaattaagatattcagaaattaaaattttaagaaacatataaaactaaaaacaatattacttttttaatgaaaataattgcttgaggctttttatcttttaaaccatttaattaatttttaactaattaattttgagaacaatatcgaattacataaatatttaatttaagaattttttaaagaagttcacatgaaattattatttgctttcagattatgtaattcaatattaggtattactttaaaataaaagtttagtttttgtttatGATACCTCCATCacaattatagaattttctgATGCTTGTGAaatgaaatgagtatctgaattcaatttttgaaattataagtaaataatatcaatttcttagaaattaattttaaatgtaattattaaatcaaattttaaacaatgaaggttcaaatttaaaaaaagatattaataaaaaattatttgcatgctTCAGTGAAAGGTATAATTAAAttcttctcaaattttgaaataataaattaattattagctgagtaattttttcaaaatatttaattacataaagaatgaaatttatttttttgaaattaggtgacataagttaattatttattcgaaGGTTATGTAACTGAATATTGGATaagttttcaaatgattctgatgttgttAAATAGGTATCTGcattcaatttttagatttatatgttaatgtttttttattttgtctgaaattaatataaaacctCACTTATAagccaatttttataaataaaactgaaaattaaaaaaaaagtacaatcaaaatgatttcaatgtcCAAATGAaatttatagtttaatgcttttcacgttatgaatacattaattaattattacctgattttttaactatatcaaattacatgaagattgcattgtaatttcttgtaattaagtaagataaatttattatttgctttaaatttatgtaatttaatattagtaataatttgtataataaaagtttgtgaatgtttaaaatgttcgaaattatgtgcgaatatatttttatttttcctgaaatagtttaaaatgttataaataaataaaattt is a genomic window of Belonocnema kinseyi isolate 2016_QV_RU_SX_M_011 chromosome 8, B_treatae_v1, whole genome shotgun sequence containing:
- the LOC117178961 gene encoding apolipoprotein D-like codes for the protein MMKLALIFVLCTGALAQVPSLGKCPNLEVVENFDVEKYMGKWYEAGRYFVFTELGGKCTTAEYSLNEDGTVNVLNRQVNFLTGKPSSIEGTAELVGESGEGKLSVTFPSLPGGIKGSLWILDTDYSSYAVVFSCQDFGIFSTKQAWILTRKRIPSKEVLLKAYAIFDANGFDRTYLIRTNQNNCD